A stretch of Anaeromyxobacter dehalogenans 2CP-1 DNA encodes these proteins:
- the rpoB gene encoding DNA-directed RNA polymerase subunit beta — protein sequence MATTIQNNFRIRRNFGKINKIAEIPNLIAIQKFSYDKFLQADVPPEKRDDTGLQGVFKSVFPIKDFNETSSLEFVSYHLEKPKYDVDECHQRGMTYSAPIKVVVRLVVWDKDEETGAQSIRDVKEQEVYFGEIPLMTENGTFIINGTERVVVSQLHRSPGAFFDHDKGKSHSSGKLLYNARIIPYRGSWIDFEFDHKDILYVRIDRRRKLPATVLLRALGATPDTAKKDPVEFHGSAEEILKYYYDTETIRIEGKGKYEKDLVPDLLKGQRATRDIRDPKSNEVIVKKNRKYTESAIKKLVAAKMKSLPVEPEEVYTKISAEDVVDETTGEVLLEVNEEVTEAKVEELRKRNINEFKVLFIDNLNILPALRDTLMQDKISTPEEAIMEIYRRLRPGDPPTPETATNLFVNLFFNAERYDLSKVGRLKLNYKFGIEEPLENTVLTKRDILEVVRFLIDLKNGKPNKDVDDIDHLGNRRVRAVGELLENQYRIGLVRMERAIKERMSLQEIETLMPHDLINAKPVTAVIKEFFGSSQLSQFMDQTNPLSEVTHKRRLSALGPGGLTRERAGFEVRDVHSTHYGRICPIETPEGPNIGLIASLSTYARVNEYGFVETPYRKVEKGRVTDEVTFYSALEEEKHIIAQANAPVDKKGNFTEAKVWCRKEGEYIYVRPDEVDLMDVSPNQLVSVAASLVPFLENDDANRALMGSNMQRQAVPLLRTQAPLVGTGIEAIVARDSGVTTVAKRDGVVQSVDASRIVVKADVPTSATDVANEVDIYNLIKYQRSNQNTCINQKPIVKPGERVKKGDVIADGPATEMGELALGQNVVVAFMPWQGYNFEDSILLSERLIKEDVFTSVHIEEFECVARDTKLGKEEITRDIPNVGEEALKDLDESGIIRIGAEVKPGDILVGKITPKGETQLSPEEKLLRAIFGEKAGDVRDSSLRVPPGVSGTVINAKVFSRKGVEKDERAKAIEEMEEAKLLKDQNDEIKIIQDSAFQKIRRLLLGKEVTARLVDDKGEQLLKKGDVLDDALLDTVPQRYWGEIAVAGDVQDLARKIIENFEEQKELVKLLFGEKIGRLKKGDELPPGVIKMVKVYVAIKRKLAVGDKMAGRHGNKGVVSRVLPEEDLPYLEDGTPVDIVLNPLGVPSRMNVGQILETHLGWAARNVGLRLQEMIEKEWGADPLRKKLKAAFAGTEGGPVGERLAALIEDVPEKELPKLVQKLRRGMHVATPVFDGAREDEMKALMEEGSATLQSILFDGRTGEPFDQDVTVGVMYMLKLHHLVDEKIHARSIGPYSLVTQQPLGGKAQFGGQRLGEMEVWAMEAYGAAYSLQEFLTVKSDDVVGRTRMYEAIVKGENTLESGLPESFNVLIKELQSLALDVELLETPEAQAAREAAERDLGGGPLGAPRGAVASGEKSSA from the coding sequence ATGGCGACGACGATTCAGAACAACTTCCGGATCCGGCGGAACTTCGGGAAGATCAACAAGATCGCCGAGATCCCCAACCTCATCGCCATCCAGAAATTCTCCTACGACAAGTTCTTGCAGGCCGACGTCCCGCCGGAGAAGCGGGACGACACCGGCCTTCAGGGTGTCTTCAAGTCGGTCTTCCCCATCAAGGACTTCAACGAGACCAGCTCGCTCGAGTTCGTGAGCTACCACCTCGAGAAGCCCAAGTACGACGTGGACGAGTGCCACCAGCGCGGGATGACCTACTCCGCGCCGATCAAGGTGGTCGTCCGCCTGGTCGTCTGGGACAAGGACGAGGAGACCGGCGCCCAGTCGATCCGCGACGTCAAGGAGCAGGAGGTCTACTTCGGCGAGATCCCGCTCATGACGGAGAACGGGACCTTCATCATCAACGGGACCGAGCGCGTCGTCGTCAGCCAGCTCCACCGCTCCCCGGGCGCGTTCTTCGACCACGACAAGGGCAAGAGCCACTCGTCCGGCAAGCTGCTCTACAACGCCCGGATCATCCCGTACCGCGGCTCGTGGATCGACTTCGAGTTCGATCACAAGGACATCCTCTACGTCCGCATCGACCGGCGCCGCAAGCTGCCGGCCACGGTGCTGCTGCGCGCGCTCGGCGCGACGCCGGACACGGCCAAGAAGGACCCGGTGGAGTTCCACGGGTCGGCCGAGGAGATCCTCAAGTACTACTACGACACCGAGACGATCCGGATCGAGGGGAAGGGCAAGTACGAGAAGGACCTCGTGCCCGACCTGCTCAAGGGCCAGCGCGCCACGCGCGACATCCGCGATCCCAAGTCGAACGAGGTGATCGTCAAGAAGAACCGCAAGTACACCGAGAGCGCGATCAAGAAGCTGGTCGCCGCGAAGATGAAGTCGCTCCCGGTGGAGCCGGAGGAGGTCTACACGAAGATCTCCGCCGAGGACGTGGTCGACGAGACCACCGGCGAGGTGCTCCTCGAGGTGAACGAGGAGGTCACCGAGGCCAAGGTCGAGGAGCTGCGCAAGCGCAACATCAACGAGTTCAAGGTTCTCTTCATCGACAACCTGAACATCCTGCCCGCGCTCCGCGACACGCTCATGCAGGACAAGATCTCCACGCCCGAGGAGGCGATCATGGAGATCTACCGCCGCCTCCGCCCCGGCGATCCGCCGACGCCGGAGACCGCGACGAACCTCTTCGTGAACCTGTTCTTCAACGCCGAGCGCTACGACCTGTCGAAGGTCGGCCGCCTCAAGCTGAACTACAAGTTCGGCATCGAGGAGCCGCTCGAGAACACGGTCCTCACCAAGCGCGACATCCTCGAGGTCGTCCGCTTCCTCATCGACCTCAAGAACGGCAAGCCGAACAAGGACGTCGACGACATCGACCACCTCGGCAACCGCCGCGTCCGCGCGGTGGGCGAGCTGCTCGAGAACCAGTACCGCATCGGCCTGGTGCGCATGGAGCGGGCGATCAAGGAGCGCATGAGCCTCCAGGAGATCGAGACGCTCATGCCCCACGACCTGATCAACGCGAAGCCGGTGACCGCGGTGATCAAGGAGTTCTTCGGGTCGAGCCAGCTCTCGCAGTTCATGGACCAGACGAACCCGCTCTCCGAGGTCACGCACAAGCGGCGCCTCTCGGCCCTCGGGCCTGGCGGCCTGACCCGCGAGCGCGCCGGCTTCGAGGTGCGCGACGTCCACTCCACGCACTACGGCCGCATCTGCCCCATCGAGACGCCGGAAGGCCCGAACATCGGCCTGATCGCGTCGCTGTCCACCTACGCCCGCGTCAACGAGTACGGCTTCGTCGAGACGCCGTACCGCAAGGTGGAGAAGGGCCGGGTGACCGACGAGGTGACCTTCTACTCCGCGCTCGAGGAGGAGAAGCACATCATCGCCCAGGCGAACGCGCCGGTGGACAAGAAGGGCAACTTCACCGAGGCGAAGGTCTGGTGCCGCAAGGAGGGCGAGTACATCTACGTCCGCCCGGACGAGGTGGACCTGATGGACGTGAGCCCGAACCAGCTCGTGTCCGTGGCCGCCTCCCTGGTGCCGTTCCTCGAGAACGACGACGCGAACCGCGCGCTGATGGGCTCCAACATGCAGCGCCAGGCCGTGCCGCTGCTCCGCACGCAGGCGCCGCTGGTGGGCACCGGGATCGAGGCCATCGTGGCCCGCGACTCCGGCGTGACCACCGTCGCGAAGCGCGACGGCGTGGTCCAGTCGGTGGACGCCTCGCGCATCGTGGTGAAGGCCGACGTGCCGACCTCGGCGACCGACGTCGCGAACGAGGTCGACATCTACAACCTCATCAAGTACCAGCGCTCCAACCAGAACACCTGCATCAACCAGAAGCCCATCGTGAAGCCGGGCGAGCGGGTGAAGAAGGGCGACGTCATCGCCGATGGCCCGGCCACCGAGATGGGCGAGCTCGCGCTCGGCCAGAACGTGGTGGTCGCGTTCATGCCGTGGCAGGGCTACAACTTCGAGGACTCCATCCTCCTCTCCGAGCGCCTCATCAAGGAGGACGTGTTCACGTCGGTGCACATCGAGGAGTTCGAGTGCGTCGCGCGCGACACCAAGCTCGGCAAGGAGGAGATCACCCGGGACATCCCGAACGTCGGCGAGGAGGCCCTCAAGGACCTCGACGAGTCCGGCATCATCCGCATCGGCGCCGAGGTGAAGCCCGGTGACATCCTGGTCGGCAAGATCACGCCGAAGGGCGAGACCCAGCTCTCGCCGGAGGAGAAGCTCCTCCGCGCCATCTTCGGCGAGAAGGCCGGCGACGTCCGCGACAGCTCGCTGCGCGTGCCGCCGGGCGTCTCGGGCACGGTGATCAACGCCAAGGTCTTCAGCCGCAAGGGCGTCGAGAAGGACGAGCGCGCCAAGGCCATCGAGGAGATGGAGGAGGCGAAGCTCCTCAAGGACCAGAACGACGAGATCAAGATCATCCAGGACTCGGCGTTCCAGAAGATCCGCCGCCTGCTCCTCGGCAAGGAGGTCACGGCCCGCCTGGTCGACGACAAGGGCGAGCAGCTCCTGAAGAAGGGCGACGTCCTCGACGACGCGCTGCTCGACACCGTCCCGCAGCGCTACTGGGGCGAGATCGCCGTCGCCGGCGACGTGCAGGACCTGGCGCGGAAGATCATCGAGAACTTCGAGGAGCAGAAGGAGCTCGTGAAGCTGCTCTTCGGCGAGAAGATCGGCCGCCTGAAGAAGGGCGACGAGCTGCCGCCGGGCGTGATCAAGATGGTGAAGGTGTACGTCGCCATCAAGCGCAAGCTGGCCGTCGGCGACAAGATGGCCGGCCGCCACGGCAACAAGGGCGTGGTCTCGCGCGTGCTGCCCGAGGAGGACCTGCCGTACCTCGAGGACGGCACCCCGGTCGACATCGTGCTCAACCCGCTCGGCGTGCCGTCGCGCATGAACGTCGGGCAGATCCTCGAGACGCACCTGGGCTGGGCCGCGCGCAACGTCGGCCTCCGGCTGCAGGAGATGATCGAGAAGGAGTGGGGCGCCGACCCGCTGCGGAAGAAGCTGAAGGCGGCGTTCGCCGGGACCGAGGGCGGCCCCGTCGGCGAGCGGCTCGCCGCGCTCATCGAGGACGTGCCGGAGAAGGAGCTGCCGAAGCTCGTGCAGAAGCTCCGCCGCGGCATGCACGTCGCGACGCCGGTGTTCGACGGCGCCCGCGAGGACGAGATGAAGGCCCTCATGGAGGAGGGCTCCGCGACGCTCCAGTCCATCCTGTTCGACGGCCGCACCGGCGAGCCCTTCGACCAGGACGTGACGGTCGGCGTCATGTACATGCTGAAGCTCCACCACCTCGTGGACGAGAAGATCCACGCCCGGAGCATCGGGCCGTACTCGCTCGTCACGCAGCAGCCGCTGGGCGGCAAGGCCCAGTTCGGCGGCCAGCGCCTGGGCGAGATGGAGGTCTGGGCGATGGAGGCCTACGGCGCGGCCTACTCGCTCCAGGAGTTCCTCACGGTGAAGTCCGACGACGTGGTCGGCCGCACCCGCATGTACGAGGCGATCGTCAAGGGCGAGAACACGCTCGAGTCCGGGCTGCCCGAGTCGTTCAACGTGCTGATCAAGGAGCTCCAGAGCCTCGCGCTCGACGTGGAGCTGCTCGAGACGCCGGAGGCGCAGGCGGCGCGCGAGGCCGCCGAGCGCGACCTCGGCGGCGGCCCGCTGGGCGCGCCGCGCGGCGCGGTCGCGTCGGGAGAGAAGAGCAGCGCGTAG
- a CDS encoding FliH/SctL family protein has translation MSRVLKDGPGSRRIEGAVYEAGARARALLEAARAEAARLLESAAAEREAIHAAAARDGREEGLARAAAALATAGEARAARLAGLEREVARLALDVARQLLGRELAAAPEAVADLAAQALARARDRREVILRASPADAALLRAEPARSRLAALLARPEGPALREDPALPRGAVVVETEGGRIDARVEAQLAALERALEEAP, from the coding sequence ATGTCCAGGGTGCTGAAGGACGGGCCGGGGAGCCGTCGCATCGAGGGCGCGGTCTACGAGGCGGGCGCCCGGGCGCGCGCGCTCCTGGAGGCCGCGCGCGCCGAGGCCGCGCGCCTGCTCGAGTCGGCCGCCGCGGAGCGGGAGGCGATCCACGCCGCGGCGGCTCGGGACGGCCGCGAGGAGGGGCTGGCCCGGGCCGCGGCGGCGCTCGCGACCGCGGGGGAGGCCCGCGCCGCGCGGCTCGCCGGGCTGGAGCGCGAGGTGGCGCGCCTGGCGCTCGACGTGGCCCGCCAGCTGCTCGGGCGCGAGCTGGCGGCGGCCCCGGAGGCGGTGGCCGACCTCGCGGCGCAGGCGCTGGCGCGCGCGCGGGATCGCCGCGAGGTGATCCTGCGGGCGAGCCCGGCGGACGCGGCGCTGCTGCGCGCCGAGCCGGCCCGCTCGCGGCTCGCCGCGCTCCTGGCGCGCCCGGAGGGGCCGGCGCTGCGCGAGGACCCGGCGCTCCCGCGCGGCGCGGTGGTGGTCGAGACCGAGGGCGGGCGCATCGACGCGCGCGTGGAGGCCCAGCTCGCCGCCCTGGAGCGCGCGCTGGAGGAGGCGCCGTGA
- the rpoC gene encoding DNA-directed RNA polymerase subunit beta' produces MKDIFNFFEKPKDPLSFSAIRISLASPDKIRQWSHGEVKKPETINYRTFKPERDGLFCAKIFGPVKDYECNCGKYKRMKHRGVVCEKCGVEVIQSKVRRERLGHITLATPVAHIWFLKSLPSRIGNLLDITLKDLEKVLYCESYIVIDPKETTFQRGELLSEDRYQKALDEFGDDAFSAGMGGEAVLGLLRGVGPASKEHGEGIPGLANELRAEMKEATSDAKRKKIAKRLKVVEAFVASGNKPEWMMLEVIPVIPPDLRPLVPLDGGRFATSDLNDLYRRVINRNNRLKRLQELNAPDIIIRNEKRMLQEAVDALFDNGRRGKTITGPNKRPLKSLSDMLKGKQGRFRQNLLGKRVDYSGRSVIVVGPELKLHQCGLPKIMALELFKPFIYNKLEEKGYVTTIKSAKKMVEKERPEVWDILDEVIREHPVLLNRAPTLHRLGIQAFEPVLIEGKAIQLHPLVCTAFNADFDGDQMAVHVPLSIEAQMEARVLMMSTNNILSPAHGKPIIVPSQDIVLGIYYMTRERAFARGEGKVFASPEEVRAAYDQGEVDLQAKVWVRMDGKRVETTVGRVLLYDIVPRRLSFDSINKVMDKKQLQGLIDLTYRLCGEKETVLLADRVRSMGYGNATRAGISIALDNMVIPRKKVDLLERATREVDDIQAQYTEGLITIGERYNKVIDIWAQVTEEVAQEMMGEIGTETAVGTGKDGKREERRQPSFNPIYIMADSGARGSAQQIRQLAGMRGLMAKPSGEIIETPITANFREGLNVLQYFISTHGARKGLADTALKTANSGYLTRRLVDVAQDAIITEYDCGAMDGITLGALVEGGEIIEPMGERILGRVALDDMLDPFSGNVLVKANEEIDEGKVKLIENAGIDKVKIRSVLTCQARRGICVECYGRDLARGRKVNIGEAVGVIAAQSIGEPGTQLTMRTFHIGGAASRRAEQSTIENRNAGLIKFNNVSVAKKRDGTLIVMNRNGEIIVTDDQGRERERYGVVYGAKLLVREGQKVEANHLLAEWDPYSMPIITEVAGRVKYGDLVDGVTISEQVDEITGLARKAVIASKDPDARPRISIKDEEGRTKKLANSDADARYMLPEGANLVVNDGDEVDAGDVIAKMPRETTKTKDITGGLPRVAELFEARKPKEHAVISEIDGVVAFGKDTKGKRKVVITPEVDSKLRPDLAKEYLIGKGKHISVHTGDRVRAGEALMDGAANPHDILRVLGEKELARWLVDEVQEVYRLQGVKINDKHIETIVRQMLRRVRIVDVGDTEFLADEQVEKFAFEEENERVLKAGGRAAQGEPLLLGITKASLSTESFISASSFQETTKVLTEAAISGKVDYLRGLKENVIMGRLVPAGTGLGAYKHLDIEVETPVDAVEEAEEALAVGAEE; encoded by the coding sequence GTGAAGGACATCTTCAATTTCTTCGAGAAGCCGAAGGACCCGCTCTCGTTCTCGGCCATCCGGATCTCGCTCGCGAGCCCGGACAAGATCCGGCAGTGGTCGCACGGCGAGGTGAAGAAGCCGGAGACCATCAACTACCGGACGTTCAAGCCGGAGCGGGACGGCCTCTTCTGCGCGAAGATCTTCGGCCCGGTGAAGGACTACGAGTGCAACTGCGGCAAGTACAAGCGCATGAAGCACCGGGGCGTGGTCTGCGAGAAGTGCGGCGTCGAGGTGATCCAGTCCAAGGTGCGCCGTGAGCGGCTGGGCCACATCACGCTGGCCACGCCGGTCGCGCACATCTGGTTCCTCAAGTCGCTGCCCAGCCGCATCGGCAACCTGCTCGACATCACGCTGAAGGACCTGGAGAAGGTCCTCTACTGCGAGTCGTACATCGTCATCGACCCGAAGGAGACCACCTTCCAGCGCGGCGAGCTCCTCTCCGAGGACCGCTACCAGAAGGCGCTCGACGAGTTCGGCGACGACGCGTTCTCCGCCGGCATGGGCGGCGAGGCGGTGCTCGGCCTGCTCCGTGGCGTCGGCCCGGCGAGCAAGGAGCACGGCGAGGGCATCCCCGGCCTCGCGAACGAGCTGCGCGCCGAGATGAAGGAGGCCACCAGCGACGCGAAGCGGAAGAAGATCGCCAAGCGCCTGAAGGTGGTGGAGGCGTTCGTCGCGTCCGGCAACAAGCCGGAGTGGATGATGCTGGAGGTCATCCCGGTGATCCCGCCGGACCTCCGCCCGCTGGTCCCGCTCGACGGCGGCCGCTTCGCGACCTCCGACCTGAACGACCTCTACCGGCGCGTCATCAACCGCAACAACCGCCTGAAGCGGCTCCAGGAGCTGAACGCCCCCGACATCATCATCCGCAACGAGAAGCGGATGCTGCAGGAGGCGGTGGACGCGCTGTTCGACAACGGCCGGCGCGGCAAGACCATCACCGGCCCGAACAAGCGGCCGCTGAAGTCGCTCTCCGACATGCTGAAGGGCAAGCAGGGCCGGTTCCGCCAGAACCTGCTCGGCAAGCGCGTGGACTACTCCGGCCGCTCGGTGATCGTGGTCGGCCCGGAGCTCAAGCTCCACCAGTGCGGCCTGCCCAAGATCATGGCGCTCGAGCTGTTCAAGCCGTTCATCTACAACAAGCTCGAGGAGAAGGGGTACGTCACCACCATCAAGAGCGCGAAGAAGATGGTGGAGAAGGAGCGCCCCGAGGTCTGGGACATCCTCGACGAGGTGATCCGCGAGCACCCGGTGCTCCTGAACCGCGCCCCCACGCTCCACCGCCTGGGCATCCAGGCGTTCGAGCCGGTGCTGATCGAGGGCAAGGCGATCCAGCTCCACCCGCTGGTCTGCACCGCCTTCAACGCCGACTTCGACGGCGACCAGATGGCCGTGCACGTGCCGCTCTCCATCGAGGCGCAGATGGAGGCCCGCGTGCTCATGATGAGCACGAACAACATCCTGTCCCCGGCGCACGGCAAGCCGATCATCGTGCCGTCGCAGGACATCGTGCTCGGCATCTACTACATGACCCGCGAGCGCGCGTTCGCGCGCGGCGAGGGCAAGGTGTTCGCGAGCCCGGAGGAGGTCCGCGCCGCGTACGACCAGGGCGAGGTGGACCTGCAGGCGAAGGTCTGGGTCCGCATGGACGGCAAGCGGGTCGAGACCACCGTCGGCCGCGTGCTGCTCTACGACATCGTCCCGCGCCGGCTGTCCTTCGACTCCATCAACAAGGTGATGGACAAGAAGCAGCTGCAGGGCCTCATCGACCTGACCTACCGCCTCTGCGGCGAGAAGGAGACCGTCCTCCTCGCCGACCGCGTGCGGTCGATGGGCTACGGGAACGCCACCCGGGCCGGCATCTCGATCGCGCTCGACAACATGGTGATCCCGCGGAAGAAGGTCGATCTGCTCGAGCGCGCCACGCGCGAGGTGGACGACATCCAGGCCCAGTACACCGAGGGCCTCATCACCATCGGCGAGCGGTACAACAAGGTCATCGACATCTGGGCCCAGGTCACCGAGGAGGTGGCGCAGGAGATGATGGGCGAGATCGGGACCGAGACCGCGGTGGGGACGGGCAAGGACGGCAAGCGCGAGGAGCGCCGGCAGCCGTCGTTCAACCCGATCTACATCATGGCCGACTCGGGCGCCCGCGGCTCCGCGCAGCAGATCCGGCAGCTGGCCGGCATGCGCGGCCTGATGGCCAAGCCGTCGGGCGAGATCATCGAGACCCCGATCACGGCGAACTTCCGCGAGGGCCTCAACGTCCTCCAGTACTTCATCTCGACGCACGGCGCCCGCAAGGGCCTCGCCGACACCGCGCTCAAGACCGCGAACTCCGGCTACCTGACCCGCCGCCTGGTGGACGTGGCCCAGGACGCGATCATCACCGAGTACGACTGCGGCGCGATGGACGGCATCACCCTCGGCGCGCTGGTCGAGGGCGGCGAGATCATCGAGCCGATGGGCGAGCGCATCCTCGGCCGCGTCGCGCTCGACGACATGCTCGATCCGTTCTCCGGCAACGTGCTCGTGAAGGCGAACGAGGAGATCGACGAGGGCAAGGTCAAGCTCATCGAGAACGCCGGCATCGACAAGGTGAAGATCCGCTCGGTGCTCACCTGCCAGGCGCGGCGCGGCATCTGCGTCGAGTGCTACGGGCGCGATCTCGCCCGCGGCCGCAAGGTGAACATCGGCGAGGCGGTCGGCGTCATCGCCGCCCAGTCGATCGGCGAGCCGGGCACCCAGCTGACGATGCGGACGTTCCACATCGGCGGCGCGGCGTCGCGACGGGCCGAGCAGTCCACCATCGAGAACCGCAACGCCGGCCTGATCAAGTTCAACAACGTGAGCGTGGCCAAGAAGCGCGACGGCACGCTCATCGTGATGAACCGGAACGGCGAGATCATCGTCACCGACGACCAGGGCCGCGAGCGCGAGCGCTACGGCGTGGTGTACGGCGCGAAGCTGCTGGTCCGCGAGGGCCAGAAGGTCGAGGCGAACCATCTGCTGGCCGAGTGGGATCCCTACTCGATGCCGATCATCACCGAGGTGGCCGGCCGCGTGAAGTACGGCGATCTCGTCGACGGCGTCACCATCAGCGAGCAGGTGGACGAGATCACCGGCCTGGCCCGCAAGGCGGTCATCGCCTCCAAGGACCCCGACGCCCGCCCGCGCATCTCGATCAAGGACGAGGAGGGCAGGACCAAGAAGCTCGCCAACTCCGACGCCGACGCCCGCTACATGCTGCCGGAGGGCGCGAACCTGGTGGTGAACGACGGCGACGAGGTCGACGCCGGCGACGTCATCGCCAAGATGCCCCGCGAGACCACCAAGACCAAGGACATCACCGGCGGTCTCCCGCGCGTCGCCGAGCTCTTCGAGGCCCGCAAGCCCAAGGAGCACGCGGTCATCTCCGAGATCGACGGCGTGGTGGCGTTCGGCAAGGACACCAAGGGCAAGCGCAAGGTGGTCATCACGCCCGAGGTGGACAGCAAGCTCCGGCCCGATCTCGCGAAGGAGTACCTGATCGGCAAGGGCAAGCACATCTCCGTCCACACCGGCGACCGCGTCCGCGCGGGCGAGGCGCTCATGGACGGCGCCGCGAACCCGCACGACATCCTGCGGGTGCTCGGTGAGAAGGAGCTCGCGCGCTGGCTGGTGGACGAGGTGCAGGAGGTCTACCGGCTCCAGGGTGTGAAGATCAACGACAAGCACATCGAGACGATCGTGCGGCAGATGCTGCGCCGCGTGCGGATCGTGGACGTGGGCGACACCGAGTTCCTGGCGGACGAGCAGGTCGAGAAGTTCGCGTTCGAGGAGGAGAACGAGCGCGTGCTGAAGGCCGGCGGCCGCGCCGCCCAGGGCGAGCCGCTGCTGCTCGGCATCACCAAGGCGTCGCTCTCGACCGAGTCCTTCATCTCGGCCTCGTCGTTCCAGGAGACCACGAAGGTGCTGACCGAGGCCGCCATCAGCGGCAAGGTCGACTACCTCCGCGGCCTCAAGGAGAACGTCATCATGGGCCGCCTGGTGCCGGCCGGCACCGGCCTCGGGGCGTACAAGCACCTCGACATCGAGGTGGAGACCCCGGTGGACGCGGTCGAGGAGGCGGAGGAGGCCCTGGCCGTCGGGGCGGAGGAGTAG
- a CDS encoding sigma-70 family RNA polymerase sigma factor, with product MRTASTQRGSKEFDELAPYLKAVRDFPPLTREDEHALAIRARKGEVSAKQKLVRHNLAFVVAIARKQRRGTVRLDDLIQEGNVGLMRAVEKFDPHAGTRFSTYAVWWIRAYIGKYLKEARSTVRPQSGTVAQPDLSLDSAIDEEGDATHLERIEDDGPGPEDTYLSGEGDREVRDALGKVRKRIGELGWDIVHNRLEQDQPRTLEEIGKRWGVSRERVRQVELKTKQFLHRYLQPVERDAA from the coding sequence ATGAGGACGGCGAGCACGCAGAGAGGCAGCAAGGAGTTCGATGAGCTGGCCCCCTACCTCAAGGCGGTCCGCGACTTCCCGCCGCTCACCCGCGAGGATGAGCACGCGCTGGCCATCCGGGCACGCAAGGGCGAGGTGTCGGCGAAGCAGAAACTGGTTCGCCACAACCTCGCGTTCGTGGTCGCCATCGCGCGCAAGCAGCGCCGCGGCACGGTCCGGCTCGACGATCTGATCCAGGAGGGCAACGTCGGCCTGATGCGCGCCGTCGAGAAGTTCGACCCGCACGCCGGGACGCGCTTCTCGACGTACGCGGTGTGGTGGATCCGCGCCTACATCGGGAAGTACCTCAAGGAGGCGCGCTCCACGGTGCGGCCGCAGAGCGGCACCGTCGCGCAGCCGGACCTGTCGCTCGACAGCGCCATCGACGAGGAGGGGGACGCCACCCACCTCGAGCGCATCGAGGACGACGGTCCCGGGCCGGAGGACACCTACCTCTCCGGCGAGGGCGACCGCGAGGTCCGCGACGCGCTCGGCAAGGTGCGCAAGCGGATCGGCGAGCTGGGCTGGGACATCGTCCACAACCGGCTCGAGCAGGACCAGCCGCGCACGCTGGAGGAGATCGGCAAGCGCTGGGGCGTGTCGCGCGAGCGCGTCCGCCAGGTCGAGCTGAAGACCAAGCAGTTCCTGCACCGGTACCTCCAGCCGGTCGAGCGCGACGCCGCATAG
- a CDS encoding FliI/YscN family ATPase, which produces MTVDLGRVRAALGEAAPLPLRGRVTRLTGLVLEAAVGGVRQGEAVEIRAPGREPLQAEVVGLRDDRAVLVPFGDLGGVGLDAEVVPTGRAHTIRAGPGLLGRVLDGLGRPLDGAPLPAGLEEWAVDRPAPNPLARRPVAAPLPLGVRVLDGFLTAGEGQRIGLFAGSGVGKSTLLGQLARGARADLCVVCLVGERGREVREFLEGPLGAEGLARSVVVAATSDAPALVRLKAAHVATAVAEWFAERGDRVLLLVDSVTRYARALREVGLAAGEPPARQGYPPSVFAALPRLLERAGNRARGGITAVYTVLVAGGDLEEPIADEVRGILDGHVVLDRAVASGGRFPAVDPLQSLSRVMPAVAAPAHLAAAGRVRALLAAHARVRDLVALGAYRAGADPEADLALARLPAIEAFLRQPLGEAAPFEETLRRLEALAG; this is translated from the coding sequence GTGACCGTGGACCTGGGGCGGGTGCGCGCCGCGCTCGGGGAGGCCGCGCCGCTGCCGCTGCGCGGGCGGGTGACCCGCCTGACCGGCCTGGTGCTGGAGGCGGCGGTGGGCGGCGTGCGGCAGGGCGAGGCGGTGGAGATCCGCGCGCCCGGGCGCGAGCCGCTGCAGGCGGAGGTGGTCGGCCTGCGCGACGACCGGGCGGTGCTGGTGCCGTTCGGCGACCTCGGCGGCGTCGGCCTCGACGCGGAGGTCGTCCCGACCGGCCGCGCGCACACCATCCGCGCCGGGCCTGGGCTGCTGGGGCGGGTGCTGGACGGCCTGGGCCGGCCGCTCGACGGCGCGCCGCTGCCGGCCGGGCTGGAGGAGTGGGCGGTGGATCGGCCCGCGCCGAACCCGCTCGCGCGCCGCCCGGTGGCGGCGCCGCTCCCGCTCGGCGTCCGGGTGCTGGACGGGTTCCTCACCGCCGGCGAGGGGCAGCGGATCGGGCTGTTCGCCGGCTCCGGCGTGGGGAAGTCCACGCTCCTCGGCCAGCTCGCCCGCGGCGCGCGCGCCGACCTGTGCGTGGTGTGCCTGGTGGGCGAGCGCGGGCGCGAGGTGCGCGAGTTCCTGGAGGGCCCGCTGGGCGCGGAGGGCCTGGCCCGCAGCGTGGTGGTGGCGGCCACCAGCGACGCGCCGGCGCTGGTGCGCCTGAAGGCGGCGCACGTGGCCACCGCGGTGGCGGAGTGGTTCGCGGAGCGCGGCGACCGGGTGCTGCTCCTGGTGGACTCGGTGACCCGCTACGCCCGCGCGCTCCGCGAGGTCGGGCTCGCGGCGGGCGAGCCGCCGGCGCGCCAGGGCTACCCGCCCTCGGTGTTCGCGGCGCTCCCGCGGTTGCTGGAGCGGGCCGGCAACCGCGCCCGCGGCGGGATCACCGCCGTGTACACGGTGCTCGTGGCGGGCGGCGACCTCGAGGAGCCGATCGCCGACGAGGTCCGCGGCATCCTCGACGGCCACGTGGTGCTCGACCGCGCCGTGGCGTCCGGCGGCCGCTTCCCCGCGGTGGACCCGCTGCAGAGCCTTTCGCGCGTCATGCCGGCGGTGGCGGCCCCGGCGCACCTGGCGGCGGCGGGCCGGGTGCGGGCGCTGCTCGCGGCGCACGCCCGGGTGCGCGACCTGGTGGCGCTCGGCGCCTACCGGGCCGGCGCGGATCCCGAGGCGGACCTGGCCCTGGCCCGGCTGCCGGCGATCGAGGCGTTCCTCCGGCAGCCGCTCGGCGAGGCGGCGCCGTTCGAGGAGACGCTCCGGCGGCTCGAGGCGCTGGCTGGGTGA